A window of Castanea sativa cultivar Marrone di Chiusa Pesio chromosome 1, ASM4071231v1 contains these coding sequences:
- the LOC142625098 gene encoding uncharacterized protein LOC142625098, with amino-acid sequence MALWSVELSEFDIQYRPRVAIKGQAVADFIAEFTNAEGEEEKIPQWGIFTDGSSNKKAGGVGVVLNSPEGDELKCMIRLDFPTTNNEAEYEALIAGLDLAQVVGATNVVVHCDSQVVTSHVNGEYECKGEKMRRYWEQAKKRMDGLQAKIVQIPRGENEHADRLSKAASAETMTPIDKVRNSKGLNFGQR; translated from the exons ATGGCGCTGTGGTCCGTAGAGCTAAGTGAATTTGacatacaatatcgcccccgcgtcgccatcaagggacaagcaGTGGCTGACTTCATTGCTGAGTTCACCAACGCGGAAGGCGAAGAGGAAAAGATTCCCCAATGGGGCATTTTCACTGACGGgtcatccaacaagaaggctggcgGGGTAGGGGTCGTGCTTAACTCTCCGGAAGGCGACGAGCTCAAATGTATGATTCGCCTCGATTTCcctacaactaacaatgaagctgagtatgaagccctgATAGCAGGTCTAGACCTTGCTCAAGTTGTAGGAGCCACAAACGTGGTTGTtcattgcgactcccaagtcgtcacaaGCCATGTAAACGGCGAGTACGAGTGCAAAGGTGAAAAAATGAGGAGGTACTGGGAACAAGCAAAAAAGAGGATGGACGGGCTGCAagccaaaatagtccaaattccaagaggagaaaacgaacatGCCGACCGACTTTCCAAAGCCGCATCTGCGGAAACTATGACCCCCAtcgacaag GTACGGAATTCCAAGGGTCTTAATTtcggacaacggtaa